In a single window of the Candidatus Nanosynbacter featherlites genome:
- a CDS encoding alpha amylase C-terminal domain-containing protein produces the protein MSKKTLVELDPWLAPHEPVIKAREAYVSSTLRRVLDGKSPADFALGFHHFGLHQTAAGWTFREWAPNATRLVLVGDFSDWQEREEFALQPSRHGEWSVDLPGSALHHGQKYKLRVYWPNGDGWRLPSYATYVIQDDDSVDFSAVVWQPNEPYQWQHDIPPAPNVPLIYEAHVGMSSEEEKVANFNEFTANVLPRIKQAGYNTIQLMAIAEHPYYGSFGYHVSNFFAVSSRFGTLDDFKRLVDAAHGLGLRVIIDIVHAHAAKNEVEGLGNFAGDPTQYFKAHDHPAWDSRLFDYGKPAVLHFLASNCRWWLDEYHVDGFRFDGVTSMLYHDHGLGKSFTSYDDYFTDDVDKDALVYLRLANDVIHAVRPDATTIAEEMSGLPGLAAPTEYGGLGFDYRLAMGAPDLWIKTLKEKRDEDWDLGELAHTLSSHRPEEKVITYAESHDQALVGDKTLIFRLIDKAMYWHMDKADPDLTVERGIALHKLIRLLTAGLHGGGYLNFMGNEFGHPEWIDFPRQGNNWSFKHARRQWSLRDNGFLKYQWLGEFDASLMKLIKTVDDPSIHYLTIHQHDHVVSFMRGDLLFIINFSPDQSQTDYALPAAAGSYRLVLNSDDERFGGHGRVQQDQRYFTTPGPHGDNVQAYLPARSGLILRRVD, from the coding sequence ATGAGCAAGAAAACCCTGGTTGAGCTTGATCCGTGGCTGGCGCCGCATGAACCCGTCATCAAGGCGCGCGAGGCGTATGTTTCGTCGACGCTGCGGAGGGTTTTGGACGGTAAATCGCCGGCAGATTTTGCACTAGGGTTTCATCATTTTGGATTGCATCAGACAGCGGCGGGCTGGACGTTTCGTGAGTGGGCGCCAAATGCTACGCGGCTGGTTTTGGTTGGCGATTTTTCTGACTGGCAGGAGCGCGAGGAGTTTGCCCTGCAGCCTAGTCGGCATGGTGAATGGAGTGTTGATTTGCCGGGGAGCGCACTGCATCACGGGCAGAAATATAAATTGCGCGTCTATTGGCCGAATGGCGACGGTTGGCGTTTGCCATCATACGCCACCTACGTCATCCAAGACGATGATTCGGTGGATTTTTCGGCCGTAGTCTGGCAGCCTAATGAGCCATATCAGTGGCAACATGACATTCCGCCTGCGCCAAACGTGCCGCTGATTTACGAAGCGCATGTTGGTATGAGTAGCGAGGAGGAAAAGGTCGCTAACTTCAACGAATTTACCGCCAATGTCCTGCCGCGCATCAAACAGGCCGGCTACAACACCATCCAACTGATGGCCATCGCCGAGCACCCGTACTACGGCAGCTTCGGCTATCACGTCAGCAACTTTTTCGCGGTCAGTTCGCGATTTGGCACGCTGGATGATTTCAAGCGGTTAGTTGACGCGGCACACGGACTGGGGCTACGCGTCATCATCGACATCGTTCATGCTCATGCTGCCAAAAATGAAGTCGAGGGCCTCGGCAATTTCGCGGGTGATCCAACGCAATATTTCAAAGCTCACGACCATCCAGCCTGGGATTCGCGGCTGTTTGATTATGGCAAGCCGGCAGTACTGCACTTTTTGGCCAGCAATTGCCGCTGGTGGTTGGACGAGTACCATGTTGACGGTTTCCGGTTTGATGGCGTGACCAGCATGTTATATCACGACCATGGCTTGGGCAAAAGTTTTACCAGCTATGATGATTATTTTACTGATGATGTTGATAAGGATGCCCTGGTCTATCTCAGGCTGGCAAATGACGTCATTCACGCTGTTCGCCCCGACGCCACGACCATTGCTGAGGAAATGAGCGGGCTACCGGGCTTGGCGGCACCGACTGAATATGGCGGCCTGGGCTTTGATTATCGATTAGCAATGGGCGCGCCCGACCTCTGGATCAAAACGCTGAAGGAAAAGCGCGACGAAGATTGGGACTTGGGCGAATTGGCGCATACGCTGAGTTCGCACCGCCCAGAGGAAAAAGTCATCACTTACGCCGAAAGTCACGACCAAGCCTTGGTCGGCGACAAGACGCTGATTTTTCGACTGATCGACAAAGCCATGTACTGGCACATGGATAAAGCCGACCCCGACCTGACCGTGGAGCGTGGCATAGCCCTACATAAACTGATTCGGCTGCTGACAGCTGGGCTGCACGGCGGTGGCTACCTTAACTTTATGGGTAATGAATTTGGGCATCCCGAGTGGATCGACTTTCCGCGCCAAGGTAATAATTGGTCGTTCAAGCACGCACGGCGACAATGGAGTTTACGCGACAATGGTTTCCTCAAATACCAATGGCTGGGCGAATTTGACGCCAGCCTGATGAAGCTCATCAAAACCGTTGACGACCCCAGCATTCACTACCTCACCATTCACCAACACGACCACGTCGTCAGCTTCATGCGTGGAGACCTGCTGTTCATCATCAACTTCTCGCCCGACCAGTCACAGACCGACTATGCACTGCCGGCAGCGGCTGGGTCATATCGATTGGTTCTGAACAGTGATGATGAGCGATTTGGCGGTCACGGACGAGTCCAGCAAGACCAGCGATATTTCACCACACCAGGGCCGCATGGCGACAATGTACAGGCATATCTACCAGCACGCAGTGGGCTGATTCTGCGCAGGGTTGACTAG
- the rpsL gene encoding 30S ribosomal protein S12 produces MPTINQLVRKPRQTAKKKSKSPALGRIHNALKTRYYDQNAPLKRGVCVRVTTKTPKKPNSALRKVARVKLNNGYEVWAYIGGEGHNLQEHAVVLIRGGRVPDLPGVRYHIVRGALDLQGVNNRKRGRSKYGTKKGDK; encoded by the coding sequence ATGCCAACAATCAACCAGTTGGTGCGTAAACCGCGCCAAACGGCCAAGAAAAAGTCCAAGTCACCAGCACTGGGTCGCATTCATAACGCCCTGAAAACGCGTTACTACGACCAAAATGCACCGCTCAAGCGTGGCGTGTGTGTGCGTGTGACGACCAAGACGCCAAAGAAACCAAACTCAGCGCTGCGTAAAGTTGCTCGTGTGAAATTGAACAACGGCTACGAAGTCTGGGCCTACATCGGTGGTGAGGGTCACAACTTGCAGGAGCACGCTGTGGTCTTGATCCGCGGTGGTCGTGTGCCTGACCTTCCAGGTGTGCGCTATCACATCGTACGCGGTGCCTTGGACCTTCAAGGTGTCAACAACCGCAAGCGGGGCCGTTCAAAGTACGGTACCAAGAAAGGGGATAAGTAA
- a CDS encoding threonine/serine ThrE exporter family protein, translating to MNKINKKVPEILLQSLGKIARLPLPIPAQVIEKIDESLTPNMRALRLVLTISEKLLSMGVSARDVVHMMLGITRTYCKQPVHMDISSTLITVSQDRGINREPLTLIRAITLVDVNYQTIQALQTLSREIRYQHIHLSEAEERLEKIINPEKRHPQSLVALSGGALSAGVVVMYGGSLQMALLAMAVGTLSTAAMRLLWRVGVSVFFTQIIMSLCITLIATAVVCVNTKFNLAFNPTLIVIGGIVLLVAGMMIVGAFQDAIDEYYVTANARLLRVLMATGGIVVGVAIGLHIATRLGISFPTTPDRLTLVDNYTQYIGAAVIASAFVIGNHAPFFGTILAGLVGASGWGLFQLLTDAGWDVLLASGTAAAAIGLVATFMSRLWRIPSLAIIGAGIVPLVPGLSLYNGLMGIISQAPSDPGYVVALASLARAVMIGFAVAVGASFGNAVGRPIRSQIRKLFVGTPTTAE from the coding sequence ATGAACAAGATCAATAAAAAAGTACCAGAAATCTTACTACAGTCACTCGGCAAAATTGCTCGCCTTCCCTTGCCAATTCCTGCCCAAGTGATTGAGAAAATTGACGAAAGCTTAACCCCAAACATGCGCGCTTTGCGGTTGGTTCTGACCATCTCCGAAAAGCTCCTCAGCATGGGTGTGTCAGCGCGAGATGTGGTACATATGATGCTTGGTATCACCAGAACCTACTGCAAACAGCCAGTTCACATGGACATCAGCTCAACGCTCATCACCGTGTCGCAAGACCGCGGCATCAACCGTGAGCCGCTGACTTTGATTCGCGCCATCACTCTGGTGGATGTCAATTACCAAACCATCCAAGCGCTGCAGACCTTGTCCCGCGAAATCCGCTACCAGCACATTCACTTGAGTGAGGCTGAGGAACGGCTAGAAAAGATCATCAATCCTGAAAAACGTCATCCCCAATCTCTCGTCGCCCTATCAGGCGGCGCGTTGAGTGCTGGTGTGGTGGTGATGTATGGCGGTAGTTTACAGATGGCACTCCTGGCTATGGCGGTCGGCACACTCAGCACGGCTGCCATGCGTCTGTTGTGGCGTGTCGGCGTGTCGGTATTTTTCACACAGATCATCATGTCACTCTGTATCACACTCATCGCCACTGCTGTTGTCTGTGTCAATACCAAGTTTAATTTGGCATTCAATCCGACACTGATTGTGATTGGTGGAATCGTCCTATTGGTGGCAGGTATGATGATCGTTGGTGCGTTTCAGGATGCAATTGATGAATATTATGTTACAGCAAACGCCCGACTGTTGCGAGTGCTGATGGCAACCGGTGGTATCGTGGTTGGCGTAGCTATTGGCCTTCATATTGCCACCAGATTGGGTATTAGTTTTCCAACCACCCCAGACCGTTTGACGTTGGTGGATAATTATACGCAGTACATCGGTGCGGCAGTCATCGCTTCAGCATTTGTCATTGGCAATCACGCGCCGTTCTTTGGCACTATATTGGCTGGTCTTGTGGGAGCAAGTGGCTGGGGACTATTTCAATTACTGACTGATGCTGGTTGGGATGTGTTGCTGGCCAGTGGTACAGCCGCTGCGGCCATCGGTTTGGTAGCAACGTTCATGTCCCGACTGTGGCGCATCCCGTCTTTGGCCATCATCGGTGCGGGCATTGTGCCGTTGGTCCCAGGTTTGTCACTGTACAATGGCTTGATGGGTATCATCAGTCAGGCACCGTCAGACCCAGGCTACGTTGTCGCCTTGGCAAGCTTGGCGCGAGCCGTCATGATTGGATTTGCTGTTGCCGTAGGCGCGTCATTTGGTAATGCTGTTGGCCGTCCCATCCGCAGTCAAATCAGGAAGCTTTTTGTTGGGACACCGACGACTGCAGAGTAG
- the rpsG gene encoding 30S ribosomal protein S7, with translation MPRKVTKKLQRELKPDRRYQSVLVQRLINKSMLDGKKLAAERAVYTALETAAKKLDSEDPLAVFEKALKNVSPNFEVKSRRVGGANYQIPFPVQGHRQLHYAFSWLVQSARARSGMPYSQRLALEIVDAYNEAGAAFKKKEDTHKMAEANRAFAHFARG, from the coding sequence ATGCCTCGTAAAGTTACCAAGAAACTACAACGTGAACTCAAGCCTGACCGCCGCTACCAAAGCGTGCTGGTGCAGCGCCTGATCAACAAATCAATGCTGGACGGTAAGAAGTTGGCAGCCGAGCGTGCTGTTTACACCGCCCTGGAAACTGCTGCGAAGAAATTGGATTCAGAAGATCCGTTGGCAGTGTTTGAAAAAGCCTTGAAAAACGTCAGTCCAAACTTTGAGGTGAAGAGCCGCCGCGTCGGTGGTGCGAACTACCAGATTCCGTTCCCAGTCCAGGGACACCGGCAGCTACACTACGCGTTTAGCTGGCTGGTACAATCAGCTCGTGCTCGCAGTGGTATGCCATACTCACAGCGTTTGGCACTGGAAATCGTTGACGCCTACAACGAAGCTGGTGCTGCCTTCAAGAAGAAGGAAGACACCCACAAGATGGCCGAAGCCAACCGCGCCTTTGCGCACTTTGCTCGTGGCTAA
- the fusA gene encoding elongation factor G has translation MAETNVPLKNFRNIGIIAHIDAGKTTTTEGILYRTGLTHKIGVVKGDGDGATTDWMAQEKERGITITSAAVTCFWRNHKINIIDTPGHIDFTAEVERSLRVLDGAVTVFDGKMGVEAQSETVWRQANKYGVPRICFVNKINQTGGDFWKSLESIHNRLSKQAFPIHIPIGFEKTINGVVDLIDMKAYTYTDFSDHELVQGEIPADMLEKCQNARSLLVENAVEADDELMMKFLDQGEEAITIDELKSALRKRVLAGDFFLVTGGDGRGVIVEKVLDLMVDYLPSPLDVDEIWGKNPKTGDEVSRKPDDKEPMSALAFKIATDPFVGKLIFIRVYSGVLNSGSYVLNTTTGDKERIGRIVRMHADKREEIDKITAGDIAAVVGLKNTGTGNTLTDPAHPIALESIEFPEPPVSIAVEPKSKADQEKMALALQRLAEEDPTFRIHTDEETGQTIMSGMGELHLDILIDRMKREFKVEANIGEPQVAFRESIKGKAEVQGKHAKQSGGRGQYGDVWVRFEPNEAGKGFEFVDEIKGGVVPQEYRPAVMKGIRETLEGGVIAGYPVVDVKATLYDGSYHDVDSSELAFSLAGSLAAREGIKQATPILLEPVMKVEVTTPEEFMGDIIGDLNSRRGRIDTMEDLMGGAKLVKAFVPLANMFGYTSDIRSMSQGRAASTMELAQYEEVPPNVAQEIIEKRNK, from the coding sequence ATGGCAGAGACGAATGTTCCGCTGAAAAATTTTAGAAATATTGGTATTATTGCCCATATTGACGCCGGTAAAACGACGACAACTGAGGGTATTTTGTACCGTACCGGCTTGACCCACAAGATTGGTGTGGTGAAGGGTGACGGCGACGGTGCCACCACTGACTGGATGGCGCAGGAAAAAGAGCGCGGTATTACCATTACCTCGGCAGCGGTGACTTGTTTCTGGAGAAATCACAAGATCAATATCATCGACACCCCGGGGCACATTGACTTTACCGCTGAGGTGGAGCGTTCACTTCGAGTCCTCGACGGTGCGGTGACGGTGTTTGACGGTAAGATGGGTGTTGAGGCGCAGTCTGAGACGGTGTGGCGCCAGGCTAACAAATATGGCGTGCCACGCATTTGCTTCGTTAACAAAATCAACCAAACTGGTGGTGATTTCTGGAAATCTCTGGAGTCAATTCACAACCGCTTGAGCAAACAAGCTTTCCCAATTCACATCCCGATTGGTTTTGAAAAGACCATCAACGGTGTGGTTGACCTTATCGACATGAAGGCTTATACCTACACTGATTTTTCTGATCATGAGTTGGTGCAGGGTGAAATCCCAGCTGACATGTTGGAAAAATGTCAAAATGCCCGCAGCTTGTTGGTGGAAAATGCCGTTGAAGCTGACGACGAATTGATGATGAAGTTCCTCGACCAAGGTGAAGAGGCGATTACGATTGATGAGCTGAAATCTGCACTGCGTAAGCGTGTGCTGGCTGGTGACTTCTTCTTGGTCACCGGTGGTGACGGCCGCGGCGTTATCGTGGAGAAGGTGCTTGACCTCATGGTTGACTACCTACCAAGCCCACTGGACGTTGACGAAATTTGGGGTAAAAATCCAAAGACCGGCGACGAAGTGAGCCGCAAGCCAGACGACAAAGAGCCAATGAGCGCCTTGGCATTTAAGATTGCCACTGACCCATTTGTTGGTAAATTGATCTTCATCCGTGTCTATTCAGGTGTTTTGAACTCTGGTAGCTACGTCCTGAACACCACGACTGGCGACAAAGAGCGCATCGGTCGTATCGTCCGAATGCACGCCGACAAGCGCGAGGAAATCGACAAAATCACTGCTGGTGACATCGCTGCGGTGGTTGGCTTGAAGAACACTGGTACTGGTAACACCTTGACTGACCCAGCACACCCAATTGCCCTGGAATCAATTGAATTCCCAGAGCCGCCAGTATCCATCGCCGTTGAGCCAAAGTCAAAGGCCGACCAAGAAAAGATGGCGCTCGCCTTGCAGCGTTTGGCTGAGGAAGACCCAACTTTCCGCATCCACACTGATGAAGAAACCGGCCAGACCATCATGTCTGGAATGGGTGAGTTGCACCTGGACATTTTGATCGACCGCATGAAGCGCGAGTTCAAGGTTGAAGCTAACATTGGTGAACCACAAGTGGCCTTCCGTGAATCAATCAAGGGTAAAGCTGAGGTTCAGGGTAAGCACGCCAAGCAGTCTGGTGGTCGTGGTCAGTACGGTGACGTCTGGGTACGCTTTGAACCAAACGAGGCTGGTAAAGGCTTTGAGTTTGTTGATGAAATTAAGGGTGGTGTGGTGCCACAAGAGTACCGCCCAGCTGTCATGAAGGGTATTCGTGAGACCTTGGAAGGTGGTGTTATCGCTGGTTATCCAGTGGTTGACGTCAAAGCTACCCTATACGATGGTTCATACCACGATGTTGACTCCTCAGAGTTAGCCTTCTCATTGGCAGGTTCGTTGGCAGCCCGCGAAGGTATCAAACAGGCAACGCCAATTCTGCTTGAACCAGTCATGAAAGTTGAAGTCACTACCCCAGAAGAGTTCATGGGCGACATCATCGGTGACCTGAACTCACGTCGTGGTCGCATTGATACCATGGAAGATTTGATGGGCGGCGCCAAGTTGGTCAAGGCCTTCGTGCCACTGGCAAATATGTTTGGTTACACCTCAGACATCCGCTCGATGTCGCAGGGCCGCGCTGCATCAACCATGGAATTGGCTCAGTACGAGGAAGTTCCACCGAATGTTGCTCAAGAGATAATCGAAAAGCGCAACAAATAA